A genomic window from Lotus japonicus ecotype B-129 chromosome 1, LjGifu_v1.2 includes:
- the LOC130730487 gene encoding MDIS1-interacting receptor like kinase 1-like produces the protein MEKNMMPMKTHFFIFFFCYIGCFSYSFAAANDELSALLSIKAGLVDPLNTLQDWKLVDKALGNDAAHCNWNGVTCNSAGAVEKLDLSHKNLSGRVSDDLTRLKSLTSLNLCCNAFSSTLPKSIANLTTLNSLDVSQNSFIGDFPLGLGRAWRLTTFNASSNEFTGPLPEDLGNASSLEMLDLRGSFFQGSVPKSFSNLHKLKFLGLSGNNLTGKIPGELGQLSSLEYMILGYNEFEGGIPEDFGNLTSLKYVDLAVSNLGGEVPAALGKLKLLDTFFLYNNNFEGRIPPAIGNMTSLQFLDLSDNMLSGKIPAEISQLKNLKLLNFMGNKLSGFVPSGLEDLPQLEVLELWNNSLSGPLPSNLGKNSPLQWLDLSSNSFSGEIPENLCSIGNLTKLILFNNAFSGSIPSNLSMCPSLVRVRMQNNFLSGTVPVGFGKLGKLQRLELANNSLSGGIPDDLAFSTTLSFIDLSRNKLHSSLPSTIFSIPNLQAFMVSNNNLEGEIPDQFQDCPSLTVLDLSSNHLSGNIPASIASCEKLVNLNLQNNRLVGEIPNALANMPSLAMLDLSNNSLTGHIPESFGVSPALETLNISYNKLEGSVPINGMLRTISPNNLVGNAGLCGGVLLPCDQNSAYSSRHGSLHAKHIITGWIIGISSILALGITILVARSLYTRWYNDGFCFNERFYKGSSKGWPWRLMAFQRLGFTSTDILACIKETNVIGMGGTGVVYKAEVPHSSTVVAVKKLWRSGTDVEAGSSDDLVGEVNVLGRLRHRNIVRLLGFLYNDADLMIVYEFMHNGNLGDALHGRQATRLLVDWVSRYNIALGVAQGLAYLHHDCHPPVIHRDIKSNNILLDADLEARIADFGLAKMIIRKNETVSMVAGSYGYIAPEYGYALKVDEKIDVYSYGVVLLELLTGKRPLDPEFGESVDIVEWIRRKIRHNKSLEEALDPSVGNSNYVLDEMVLVLRIAILCTAKFPKDRPTMRDVIMMLEEAKPRRKSSSNNETVAANNNQMSVFSTSPVNGLL, from the exons ATGGAGAAGAACATGATGCCAATGAAAACCcattttttcatcttcttcttctgttaCATTGGTTGTTTCTCTTACAGTTTTGCTGCTGCAAATGATGAATTATCAGCTTTGCTTTCAATAAAAGCAGGCCTTGTTGATCCATTGAACACACTGCAAGATTGGAAATTGGTCGACAAAGCACTAGGAAATGATGCAGCTCATTGTAACTGGAATGGAGTCACATGCAACTCAGCTGGAGCAGTAGAGAAGCTTGATCTCTCCCACAAGAATCTAAGCGGCAGAGTATCCGATGATTTAACAAGACTTAAAAGTCTTACTTCTCTCAACTTGTGTTGCAATGCTTTCTCATCAACATTGCCAAAATCCATAGCCAATCTCACCACACTGAACAGTCTTGATGTGAGCCAGAATTCCTTCATTGGTGACTTTCCATTAGGCCTCGGAAGGGCGTGGAGACTTACAACCTTTAACGCATCCAGCAATGAGTTCACGGGTCCTCTTCCGGAGGACCTGGGAAATGCTTCTTCCTTAGAGATGCTGGATCTCAGAGGTAGCTTCTTCCAAGGGTCAGTTCCAAAATCATTCAGTAACTTGCACAAGTTGAAGTTCCTTGGTCTATCTGGGAATAATCTCACTGGGAAAATTCCTGGAGAGCTGGGACAACTTTCATCACTGGAGTATATGATCCTTGGATATAATGAATTTGAAGGTGGGATTCCAGAAGATTTTGGAAATCTCACCAGTCTTAAGTATGTTGATTTAGCAGTATCCAATCTTGGTGGTGAGGTTCCAGCTGCATTAGGAAAGCTCAAGTTATTGGATACATTTTTCTTATACAACAACAATTTTGAAGGGAGAATTCCACCAGCAATTGGCAACATGACTTCTTTGCAGTTTCTGGATCTTTCTGATAACATGTTGTCAGGAAAAATTCCAGCTGAAATAAGTCAGTTGAAGAATTTAAAGCTTCTTAACTTCATGGGAAACAAGCTATCTGGTTTCGTTCCTTCTGGCCTTGAGGACTTGCCTCAATTGGAGGTGCTTGAGCTATGGAATAATTCCTTGTCTGGGCCGCTTCCTAGTAACCTTGGCAAGAATTCACCATTGCAATGGTTGGATTTATCATCCAATTCATTCTCTGGAGAGATTCCAGAGAATCTTTGCAGCATAGGTAATCTCACCAAGCTTATACTTTTCAACAATGCCTTCTCTGGTTCAATTCCTTCAAACCTTTCAATGTGTCCTTCACTAGTTCGAGTCCGAATGCAGAACAATTTTCTTTCTGGGACAGTTCCTGTGGGTTTTGGCAAGCTTGGGAAGCTTCAAAGGTTAGAATTGGCTAACAATAGTCTCTCTGGTGGAATTCCAGATGACCTTGCTTTTTCCACAACCCTTTCTTTCATTGATCTCTCAAGAAACAAGCTCCACTCTTCTCTTCCTTCCACCATTTTTTCCATTCCAAACCTGCAAGCTTTCATGGTCTCCAATAACAACTTGGAAGGTGAAATCCCAGACCAGTTTCAGGACTGTCCCTCACTCACTGTTCTTGATCTCTCCTCAAATCATTTATCCGGAAACATTCCGGCAAGCATCGCTTCATGTGAGAAATTGGTGAATTTGAACCTACAAAATAACCGATTAGTTGGAGAAATCCCAAATGCATTAGCTAACATGCCTTCATTAGCCATGCTTGATCTTTCCAACAATTCTCTTACCGGTCATATACCTGAAAGCTTTGGTGTTTCTCCAGCTCTGGAGACACTCAATATTTCATACAACAAGCTCGAAGGTTCTGTCCCGATAAACGGTATGCTAAGAACGATAAGCCCGAATAATCTTGTCGGAAATGCAGGCTTATGTGGTGGTGTACTCCTTCCATGTGATCAGAACTCTGCATACTCATCAAGGCATGGAAGCTTACATGCAAAGCACATTATTACAGGATGGATCATTGGAATATCATCAATCCTAGCCCTCGGAATCACAATTTTGGTAGCAAGATCTTTATACACAAGATGGTACAATGATGGATTTTGCTTCAATGAAAGATTTTACAAGGGTAGTAGCAAAGGGTGGCCCTGGAGATTGATGGCATTTCAGAGGCTTGGTTTTACAAGCACTGACATTCTAGCTTGCATTAAAGAAACCAATGTGATTGGCATGGGAGGTACCGGGGTTGTTTACAAGGCTGAGGTACCGCATTCAAGTACAGTTGTGGCGGTGAAAAAACTGTGGAGATCAGGAACAGATGTTGAAGCAGGAAGCAGTGATGACCTTGTGGGAGAGGTGAACGTTTTAGGGAGGCTAAGGCATAGGAACATTGTTAGACTGTTAGGATTTCTTTATAATGACGCTGATCTGATGATAGTTTATGAATTCATGCACAATGGAAACCTCGGAGACGCCTTACATGGTAGACAGGCAACAAGATTGCTTGTAGACTGGGTTTCGCGGTATAACATAGCTCTAGGAGTGGCACAAGGACTTGCTTATCTTCATCATGATTGTCATCCACCCGTTATCCATAGAGATATCAAGTCAAACAATATATTGCTCGATGCAGATCTTGAGGCAAGGATAGCAGATTTTGGCTTAGCCAAGATGATCATCAGGAAGAATGAAACAGTCTCCATGGTTGCTGGATCCTATGGCTACATTGCCCCTG AATATGGATATGCCTTGAAGGTGGATGAAAAGATTGATGTTTACAGTTATGGAGTAGTTTTGTTGGAGCTTCTCACCGGAAAACGGCCTTTAGATCCGGAGTTTGGAGAGTCTGTAGACATAGTAGAGTGGATTAGAAGGAAGATTAGACACAACAAATCTCTAGAAGAAGCATTAGACCCCAGTGTAGGAAACAGCAACTATGTTCTAGATGAGATGGTTTTAGTTCTAAGAATAGCAATTCTCTGCACTGCTAAGTTCCCCAAGGACAGACCAACCATGAGGGATGTCATAATGATGCTTGAAGAGGCAAAGCCTAGGAGAAAGAGCAGTAGCAACAATGAAACAGTAGCAGCTAACAATAACCAGATGTCAGTTTTTAGCACATCGCCGGTTAATGGCCTTCTGTAA